The window TTGCGACTTCTGAGCCGCACTATCCAGCTTACCGGCCGTGATCAGCAATACGGTATCTTCGGGTGGACGCTGACAATACGCGCTTAGGGCTTTACTGCCTTCCAAACCCGGCTTGCCGGAAGGCATGCGTAAATCGATGAGCTTTTTGTCGGAAAAAATAGAAAGGGATTCGGCTTCGAGAGTCAATTGCGGCCACTCGTTGCCGGTATCGACAGCAATGACCTCGCGAGTGGAAAAACCAGCCTCGCGCGCCGCGCGCCGAATGTCGTCCGCCGCTTCGCCAAGTTGTAAAGGCTCGTCACCGCTAACCAGATAAACCGGTGCCAGTTCTTTGTGCAAGGCGGCGGTTAACTGGTCAAGCTTTAGGCGCATACTTATTTTTTCTGCGTATCGACGGCTATCCTGGCTCTGGCTAATATCATCCGCGCCACTTGCTTATAGATTTCGTTACGAATCAATTGCTCTTCGTTGCCTTTCGCCAGCACTGCAGTTTGGTCGTTAAAAAACTCCCTGGATATTTCGATCACTTGTTCGTCCATCAGCGCATTTTCCTTACTGTCGAAAAATTGAAAGCGCAGATAGTATTCCAACTCGGATTCACTGGATTTACCGGTTGAGCCGATGGTCAGCACCCGGTTACGCATGTCTTCCCGTAGCACCTTAACTACCACGCCTGCATCGTTGGGAGAACCGACGATTTTGCCTTTCGAGGCTTTCATGATCGCTTGCAATTCGCCCTGTAAGGGCTGGGAAGCGCCAAATACATACATATTTTTCAGCACTTCCGGCATCTCTATCGAACCGCGCAGATGGTATCCGCAGCCAAGCAGCAGCGCCAAAGTTCCAAACAAGACCATCCGGCTCAAGTGATTAATCATCTGCTTCTCGAAAATCCAGCGTTTAAACAACGATATTC of the Methylomonas sp. MK1 genome contains:
- a CDS encoding LPS-assembly lipoprotein LptE yields the protein MINHLSRMVLFGTLALLLGCGYHLRGSIEMPEVLKNMYVFGASQPLQGELQAIMKASKGKIVGSPNDAGVVVKVLREDMRNRVLTIGSTGKSSESELEYYLRFQFFDSKENALMDEQVIEISREFFNDQTAVLAKGNEEQLIRNEIYKQVARMILARARIAVDTQKK